Proteins from one Penaeus monodon isolate SGIC_2016 chromosome 39, NSTDA_Pmon_1, whole genome shotgun sequence genomic window:
- the LOC119597447 gene encoding prolyl 3-hydroxylase OGFOD1-like — protein MKKVNEVQQETSGNAAGPDAQAVKKKKRRGKRKKKVVATVTNGAAQEQTKKKKRKKRGKKRARTNSAGESVDGMQSAGGQAGTDPQVNSPEAKGKKLKKSNDNDNTSGPLETVGKEKLKVNNQDMLVESKGKKKLKVNDEGVPVEGKGKKKAKKVNNEAMPVEAKGKKRELEEENDECELVDVKKTEKDKDGKTSVKKKKINADKEGKVDVPEASSETKEMENKNNEKVVFEKKLKKKKKMKKSKQNQVSTNSTAEDGAQDPRGTEEDEPPVNKAKDLTAEPESSEPQRPEGDVGTPTKKKKKKKKKPTSGAVSLSTAYSDLTNKNEIKKHWTEDGAPLKRDNGLEIIKTPFTCGYLPGFLENADILKSIEEELKDIPPLKKNNDLYKFTQTPDLKSSDKPHILRLRNFLYGNFRKWLTDVTGIPLNETVDMGSSTYEHTDVLLCHDDELEGRRIAYILYLVPAWEASDGGTLDLFDTDSTCGQVFFSHPFGCFWSHYAQLFFYVLYSYNSVISRKTFKHQTLLTLCAGSTRWMISVILILVVKVFIVAIIERQDGLVVTRDKTRLSINGWFHGPPIDRPPKYEEPPRPFLCPKHVEEDVLYSWINPAYLEESTQKTIRKKFGTDSEIELESFLTEEKYEALSRALKDQGLKWKRTGPANKNSYQVLTNKQPEVLKECLSVLQSEAMFLILSQLTGLSLHKLAPPDSEPDSDEEDEEKEPNPRLRVRVGHWSHGSYTLIRDSDAEEQESALDATLFVCVSDKWTEDLGGYNSYISKDEDAELLSVLPRSNCFALVYRDAETLKFTKHINAGVLDLEEEDRHYFDVNCKYYE, from the exons atgaagaaagtcAATGAAGTTCAACAGGAAACTTCGGGAAATGCAGCAGGTCCTGATGCACAGgctgtaaagaagaaaaagaggagaggaaaaagaaagaagaaggtagTTGCAACGGTAACAAATGGGGCAGCCCAGGagcaaacgaaaaagaagaagaggaagaagaggggcaaGAAAAGAGCAAGAACCAATAGTGCTGGGGAATCCGTTGATGGGATGCAGTCAGCCGGAGGACAAGCAGGAACAGACCCACAGGTAAACTCCCCAGAAGCCAAgggaaagaaattgaagaaatcaaatgataacgacaataccAGTGGACCATTAGAAACTGTGGGAAAAGAGAAATTGAAGGTAAATAATCAAGATATGCTAGTGGAAagtaagggaaagaagaaattaaaggtAAATGATGAAGGTGTTCCAgtggaaggcaaagggaaaaagaaagcgaagaaagTAAATAATGAAGCTATGCCAGTGGAAgccaaggggaaaaagagggagttagaggaggaaaatgatgaatGTGAACTAGTGGAtgtgaaaaagacagaaaaggacaAGGATGGCAAAACATctgtcaaaaagaagaaaattaatgccGACAAAGAAGGCAAAGTTGATGTCCCTGAGGCAAGTAGTGAgacaaaggaaatggaaaacaaaaataatgaaaaagtggtGTTCGAGAAAAAactcaagaaaaagaagaagatgaaaaagtcaAAGCAGAATCAAGTCAGTACAAACAGTACAGCAGAAGATGGGGCACAGGATCCTAGGGGGACAGAGGAAGATGAACCCCCAGTAAATAAAGCAAAGGATTTGACAGCAGAACCTGAGAGCTCTGAACCACAAAGACCAGAAGGGGACGTGGGAACTCcgactaaaaagaagaaaaagaagaaaaagaagcctaCATCCGGAGCAGTGAGCTTAAGTACTGCATACAGCGATCTTACCAACAAGAATGAGATCAAGAAACATTGGACCGAAGATGGGGCACCGCTTAAGAGAG atAATGGTTTAGAAATAATTAAGACGCCATTCACCTGTGGTTACCTGCCTGGTTTTCTGGAGAATGCTGACATATTGAAGAGCATTGAGGAGGAACTGAAGGACATTCCCCCTCTTAAGAAGAATAATGATTTGTACAAG TTTACACAGACTCCAGATCTGAAGTCATCGGACAAGCCCCACATTTTGCGCCTTCGAAATTTCTTGTATGGGAACTTCAGGAAGTGGTTGACAGATGTGACTGGCATACCACTGAATGAGACGGTCGACATGGGTTCCTCTACCTATGAGCATACAG ATGTGTTGTTATGCCACGATGATGAACTGGAAGGTCGTCGCATAGCCTATATCCTGTACCTGGTGCCAGCATGGGAAGCAAGTGATGGTGGCACTCTTGATCTCTTCGACACTGACAGTACGTGTggccaggtttttttttctcatccttttggCTGTTTTTGGTCTCATTATGCTCAGTTATTCTTTTACGTCTTGTATTCTTA CAACTCAGTCATATCAAGAAAGACATTTA AGCACCagacattattaacattatgtgcAGGATCTACTAGATG GATGATTTCTGTAATCCTT ATTCTAGTAGTGAAAGTTTTCATTGTAGCTATCATAGAGAGACAAGATGGTCTT GTTGTTACTCGCGATAAGACTCGCCTTTCCATCAACGGCTGGTTCCATGGTCCTCCCATTGATAGACCTCCTAAGTATGAGGAGCCACCAAGACCATTCCTGTGTCCCAAGCATGTAGAG GAAGATGTACTGTACAGCTGGATCAACCCAGCCTACCTGGAAGAAAGCACACAGAAGACAATCCGAAAAAAGTTTGGCACAGATTCAGAGATAGAACTAGAAAGTTTTTTGACAGAGGAGAAGTATGAGGCACTTAGTAGAGCTCTTAAAGACCAAGGATTGAAGTGGAAGAGAACAGGACCTGCGAATAAGAACTCCTATCAG GTGTTGACCAACAAGCAACCAGAAGTGCTCAAGGAGTGCTTGTCTGTCCTACAGTCTGAGGCCATGTTCCTTATCCTGTCTCAGCTGACTGGTCTCTCTCTACACAAGCTTGCTCCACCTGACTCTGAGCCAGACAGTgatgaagaggacgaagagaaag AGCCAAACCCACGGCTAAGAGTTCGTGTGGGGCACTGGAGCCATGGTTCCTACACCCTCATCAGGGACAGCGATGCGGAGGAGCAGGAGAGTGCCCTGGACGCtactctctttgtgtgtgtgtctgacaagTGGACGGAAGACCTGGGAGGGTACAACAGCTATATCAGCAAGGATGAGGATGCGGAG TTGCTGAGTGTACTGCCTCGTTCCAACTGCTTTGCCCTTGTCTACCGTGATGCTGAGACCCTCAAGTTCACGAAGCACATCAATGCAGGTGTCTTGGATCTTGAGGAGGAAGACAGACACTACTTTGATGTAAACTGCAAATACTATGAGTAA